In one window of Acidobacteriota bacterium DNA:
- a CDS encoding cobaltochelatase subunit CobN, giving the protein MNEGSMTSEERDRRVLALYERVLEIEQRLIPTGLHTFGNPGAAAETVHLLAMVVSFPRPELGLPALTDLIASGLGLPPYDRLLEESQASGERMRERESVESLTRETVRRLLAPGDQTEPDTAFWLQQRAGVPADSALEILAFLSRLNLRLQSNRELEGLVAALRGHYLAPGPGGDLLQNPAILPTGRNTHAVNPYAIPSALALRRAEPLTRALLERHQRETDRIPESIAMVLWGIDNIKKEGEAVAQVLWLLGVRPVRDGLNRVTEVEAIPLEQLGRPRIDVVMTVSGIFRDLFASTMELLDRAVKRVAALEEPPERNFVRKHVQQQMARDRSTFQEAATRVFSNAAGNYGTNVNFMVLQSQWEDARELGDLFVKRKCFAYGRDARGRPMEGKEAQTLLDNALARVEASYQNIDSTEVGISDVDHYFEYLGGVTKAVEERSGKRPRVYLSDSLTPQSRVRTLQETLQLESRTKVLNPKWYEGMLKHGFSGVAEIEHQLTNTFGWSATADAVEDWIYDEVAETFVLDSQMLERLQSLNPHSAQTLVGRLLEASGRGFWSARPEVLRRLREVFAGLEDALEGVTP; this is encoded by the coding sequence ATGAACGAGGGATCGATGACGAGCGAAGAACGGGACCGCCGGGTATTGGCCCTCTACGAAAGGGTGCTCGAAATCGAGCAGCGCCTCATTCCCACCGGATTGCACACCTTTGGGAATCCCGGCGCCGCGGCCGAGACCGTACACCTGCTGGCCATGGTGGTCTCCTTTCCCCGTCCCGAACTCGGCCTTCCGGCCCTGACCGATCTCATCGCCTCGGGACTGGGATTGCCGCCCTATGACCGTTTGCTGGAGGAGAGCCAGGCCTCCGGGGAGCGGATGCGGGAGCGGGAGTCGGTGGAGAGCCTGACCCGGGAGACCGTCCGTCGCTTGCTGGCGCCGGGAGATCAAACCGAACCGGACACGGCGTTCTGGCTCCAGCAGCGTGCGGGGGTGCCTGCCGATTCGGCGCTGGAGATCCTGGCCTTCCTGTCCAGGCTGAACCTGCGCCTGCAGTCCAACCGGGAACTGGAGGGACTGGTAGCCGCCCTGAGAGGGCACTACCTCGCGCCCGGACCCGGGGGGGACCTGCTGCAGAACCCCGCCATTCTGCCCACCGGCAGGAACACCCATGCCGTCAATCCCTACGCCATCCCCTCGGCCCTGGCCCTCCGCCGGGCCGAGCCCCTGACCCGGGCCCTGCTGGAACGCCACCAGCGGGAGACTGACCGGATCCCCGAGTCCATAGCCATGGTGTTGTGGGGCATCGACAACATCAAGAAAGAGGGAGAGGCGGTGGCCCAGGTGCTCTGGCTGCTGGGGGTGCGGCCGGTGCGCGACGGACTCAACCGGGTGACCGAGGTGGAGGCCATTCCCCTGGAGCAACTGGGACGTCCCAGAATCGACGTGGTCATGACCGTCTCGGGCATCTTCCGGGACCTGTTCGCCTCCACCATGGAGTTGCTGGACCGCGCCGTCAAGCGGGTGGCCGCCCTGGAGGAGCCCCCGGAGCGGAACTTCGTCCGCAAGCACGTCCAACAGCAGATGGCCCGGGACCGGTCCACCTTCCAGGAAGCGGCTACCCGCGTCTTCTCCAACGCCGCCGGAAACTACGGCACCAACGTCAACTTCATGGTGCTGCAGAGCCAGTGGGAGGACGCCAGGGAGCTGGGAGACCTCTTTGTCAAGCGCAAGTGCTTCGCCTACGGGCGCGACGCCCGGGGCCGGCCCATGGAGGGGAAGGAGGCCCAGACGCTGCTGGACAACGCCCTCGCGCGGGTGGAAGCCAGCTATCAGAACATCGACAGCACCGAGGTGGGCATTTCCGACGTGGATCACTACTTCGAGTACCTGGGAGGGGTGACCAAGGCCGTGGAAGAACGGTCCGGCAAGCGGCCCCGGGTCTACCTGTCCGACTCGCTCACCCCCCAATCCAGGGTTCGCACCCTTCAGGAAACGCTGCAACTGGAGAGCCGCACCAAGGTGCTGAATCCCAAGTGGTACGAGGGCATGCTCAAGCACGGCTTCAGCGGCGTGGCCGAGATCGAACACCAACTGACCAACACCTTCGGGTGGTCGGCCACGGCCGATGCCGTCGAGGACTGGATCTACGACGAGGTGGCCGAGACCTTCGTGCTGGACTCGCAGATGCTCGAGCGGTTGCAGAGCCTCAACCCCCACTCGGCCCAGACCCTGGTGGGCCGGCTGCTGGAAGCCTCCGGACGGGGGTTCTGGTCGGCCAGGCCCGAGGTGCTGCGCCGGTTGCGGGAAGTGTTTGCCGGCCTGGAAGACGCGCTGGAAGGAGTTACCCCGTGA
- a CDS encoding MBL fold metallo-hydrolase, with amino-acid sequence MATMERISENLYRFTDTCNVYVVKDGQSALLIDAGSGAVLDSLAEIGCTKVEWVLHTHHHRDQCWGDPRLIEAGARLAVPQYERHLFEKAELFWQTRRVYDNYDDRNNFLTLARDLSVSATLNDYEEFAWRSYRFYVLPAKGHTQGSVVLLAEIDGRLVVFSGDLMVEGGKLYQLHAMEYTYGDMTGALFTLQSIQALRDALSGEVVGGRSHAVSGTPLGLPSHGGPIEDPLGDIDRLEKSLVQLVSLGRGMRVGGRESIPEMLYLPEPRFVELSKHLLWGGSWTCSFFYVILSDSGKALFVDYGHAFHPHMHTFADHNGLEVMRFIEHHLKQLRKEYGVHTLDLVIPTHIHDDHTCGIPHLQQFYGTRCWALDAVAQVLADPAAWSSTPCTFHKPIRIDRTLSDRERFDWEEYTFDIHFAPGQTEYHSVLSGEIDGQWVAFTGDNYFLQEVLVSGKVETRPFQTTVLRNSFQLGMHHRCIEVMNQVAPDLICPGHIGVWKCDPSLLREYSDFIHRKERVFRKLVAEPSDSYIDLFWARMLPYLAQVKPGQSLEYRLLLRNNLETEATFQARLLPPDGWSAGGEFTELTLPAAGKGEIQLAATAPEAADGVRRLMTAEIALDGVSQGPVAEALVTVAE; translated from the coding sequence ATGGCCACCATGGAAAGAATTTCCGAGAACCTCTACCGTTTTACCGACACCTGCAACGTCTATGTCGTCAAGGACGGCCAGTCGGCGCTGCTGATCGACGCCGGCTCCGGCGCCGTGCTGGACTCCCTGGCGGAGATCGGCTGCACCAAGGTGGAGTGGGTGCTCCACACCCACCATCACCGCGACCAGTGCTGGGGAGATCCCCGGCTCATCGAGGCGGGAGCCAGGCTGGCGGTCCCGCAATACGAGCGCCATCTCTTCGAGAAGGCCGAGCTGTTCTGGCAGACCCGGCGGGTCTACGACAATTACGACGACCGCAACAACTTCCTGACGCTGGCCCGGGATCTTTCGGTCTCCGCCACCTTGAACGACTACGAGGAGTTTGCCTGGCGCAGCTACCGCTTCTACGTGCTGCCGGCCAAGGGGCATACCCAGGGCTCGGTCGTGCTGCTGGCGGAGATCGACGGGCGGCTGGTGGTTTTCAGCGGAGACCTGATGGTGGAAGGGGGCAAGCTCTACCAGCTCCACGCCATGGAATACACCTATGGAGACATGACGGGCGCCCTCTTCACCCTGCAGTCCATCCAGGCTCTGAGAGACGCGCTCAGCGGGGAGGTGGTGGGAGGGCGTTCCCACGCCGTCTCGGGGACGCCCCTGGGACTACCCTCCCACGGAGGGCCGATCGAAGATCCGCTGGGCGACATCGACCGGCTGGAGAAGTCCCTGGTCCAACTGGTCTCGCTGGGGCGTGGAATGCGGGTCGGCGGGAGGGAGAGCATTCCCGAAATGCTCTACCTGCCCGAGCCCAGGTTCGTGGAGCTGTCCAAGCATCTCCTCTGGGGGGGCTCCTGGACCTGTTCCTTCTTCTACGTGATCCTCTCGGATTCGGGGAAGGCGCTGTTCGTCGACTACGGCCACGCCTTCCATCCCCACATGCACACCTTCGCCGACCACAACGGGCTGGAGGTCATGCGGTTTATCGAGCACCACCTCAAGCAGCTCCGCAAGGAGTACGGCGTGCACACCCTGGACCTGGTGATTCCCACCCATATCCACGACGACCACACCTGCGGCATCCCGCACCTGCAGCAGTTCTACGGCACCCGCTGCTGGGCCCTGGATGCGGTGGCCCAGGTTCTGGCCGACCCGGCCGCCTGGAGCTCCACCCCCTGCACCTTTCACAAGCCCATCCGCATCGACCGGACCCTGAGCGACCGGGAGCGTTTCGACTGGGAGGAGTACACCTTCGACATCCACTTCGCACCCGGCCAGACCGAGTACCACTCGGTTCTGAGCGGGGAGATCGACGGCCAGTGGGTGGCCTTCACCGGCGACAACTATTTCCTGCAGGAAGTGCTGGTGAGCGGCAAGGTGGAGACCAGACCCTTTCAGACCACGGTGCTGCGCAACAGCTTTCAGCTCGGCATGCACCACCGCTGCATCGAGGTCATGAACCAGGTGGCCCCCGACCTGATCTGTCCGGGTCATATTGGAGTCTGGAAGTGCGACCCCTCGCTGCTGCGGGAGTACTCGGACTTCATTCACCGCAAGGAGCGGGTCTTCCGGAAACTGGTGGCCGAGCCCAGCGACAGCTACATCGACCTGTTCTGGGCGCGGATGCTGCCCTACCTGGCCCAGGTCAAGCCCGGCCAGTCCCTGGAATACCGGCTGCTGCTCCGCAACAACCTGGAAACCGAGGCCACCTTCCAGGCCCGCCTGCTCCCTCCCGACGGGTGGAGCGCCGGCGGCGAGTTCACCGAGCTTACCCTGCCGGCCGCGGGGAAGGGCGAAATCCAACTGGCCGCCACCGCCCCGGAAGCTGCCGACGGGGTGCGACGCCTGATGACCGCGGAGATCGCGCTGGACGGTGTCTCCCAGGGACCGGTGGCGGAAGCCCTGGTGACGGTGGCGGAGTGA
- a CDS encoding cobaltochelatase subunit CobN has product MKDAAPNPVQVVVFYVGSSILAPLLRAESEIREHGLELRLAAHNGGAAWSEPEWEAALGDLAGADLVLVMHLTDSDNSRRLLEALDRFRHRHHAVIVFNCLADLMGRTRMGKLDLGRLMTSLKRSDRRASRPASGLSLAHRLGTWMSELMSRRAASRSGSGPRSSGGRFHAYHKLAARLPRILKFVPGAGKLRDIKNYLILYCHFLQPTPRNIRSLLLHAVKHYVPGHATLAAPDPPEVRPSTGLYHPLAPDLFESFSAYRDWHKAATGRSLDPRTTVGLLLMRPQIVGEARRHYDGLIRAIESEGLSVVAAISTFMDNREACRAYFLEDGNGDPTPAASGGEARPSPRVSQIVSLTGFSFVGGPVMNDTEASVEFLQELGIPFRSLVSLDLQTIENWEQSRVGLNPVQTAMQVAIPELDGATESRLFGGVRHKSRQPEPLTERCRLIAARLAGWNRLQTAPRHSLKLALVIFCFPPNKGNLGTAADLDVFASLLEVLTRLRAEGYDIPGLQSPEELRRQVLEGNSQAWGTVANVAYRMPVEEYRSLSPHVAEIEREWGPAPGVLNASGRDLMILGARLGNAFIGVQPGFGYEGDPMRMLAAQGGTPHHGFMALYSYLQKVYGADAVIHVGTHGAAEFMPGKQVGLSSGCWPDRLLGAMPHLYIYSVNNPSEGTIAKRRTSAELVSYLTPPLENAGLYKGLVSMKELLNAYRSTPSESEKRQLFASIEEQSRALNLS; this is encoded by the coding sequence GTGAAGGATGCAGCCCCGAATCCGGTCCAGGTGGTGGTGTTCTACGTGGGCTCCAGCATTCTGGCGCCGTTGCTCCGGGCCGAAAGCGAGATCCGGGAGCATGGACTGGAGCTGCGCCTGGCCGCCCACAACGGCGGGGCCGCCTGGTCGGAGCCCGAATGGGAGGCGGCTCTGGGGGACCTCGCCGGGGCCGACCTGGTGCTGGTCATGCACCTGACCGATTCGGACAACAGCCGGCGCCTGCTGGAGGCCCTGGACCGCTTCCGCCATCGCCACCACGCCGTGATCGTGTTCAATTGCCTGGCCGATCTGATGGGCCGGACCCGCATGGGCAAGCTGGATCTGGGCCGTCTGATGACCAGCCTCAAGCGATCGGACCGCCGTGCCTCCCGCCCGGCTTCGGGACTGAGCCTGGCTCACCGGCTGGGAACCTGGATGTCGGAGCTGATGTCCCGGAGAGCTGCCTCGCGGTCGGGGAGCGGCCCCCGCTCCAGTGGCGGGCGCTTCCACGCCTACCACAAGCTGGCAGCGCGACTGCCCAGGATCCTGAAGTTCGTTCCCGGCGCCGGGAAACTGAGGGACATCAAGAACTACCTCATCCTCTACTGCCACTTTCTGCAACCCACTCCCAGGAACATTCGCTCCCTGCTGCTGCACGCCGTCAAGCACTACGTGCCGGGCCACGCCACTCTGGCGGCCCCCGATCCGCCCGAGGTGCGGCCCTCCACCGGGCTCTATCACCCGCTGGCTCCCGATCTGTTCGAAAGTTTCAGCGCCTACCGGGACTGGCACAAGGCGGCCACCGGGCGCAGCCTGGATCCCCGGACCACCGTCGGACTGCTGCTGATGCGTCCCCAGATCGTAGGGGAGGCCCGGCGGCACTACGACGGTCTCATTCGAGCCATCGAGTCGGAAGGACTGTCGGTGGTGGCGGCCATCTCCACCTTCATGGACAACCGGGAAGCCTGCCGCGCCTACTTCCTGGAGGACGGTAACGGCGACCCGACGCCCGCCGCAAGCGGCGGTGAAGCACGGCCAAGCCCGCGGGTCAGCCAGATCGTTTCGCTGACCGGATTCAGCTTCGTGGGAGGGCCGGTGATGAACGACACCGAGGCCTCGGTGGAGTTTCTCCAGGAGCTCGGCATTCCCTTCCGTTCCCTGGTCTCACTGGACCTGCAGACCATCGAGAACTGGGAGCAGAGCCGGGTGGGCCTCAATCCGGTGCAGACCGCCATGCAGGTGGCCATCCCCGAGCTGGACGGAGCCACCGAGTCCCGCCTGTTCGGGGGCGTGCGCCACAAGAGCCGCCAGCCTGAACCGCTGACCGAGCGCTGCCGGCTCATTGCCGCCAGGCTGGCGGGCTGGAACCGCCTGCAGACTGCCCCCCGCCACAGCCTCAAGCTGGCCCTGGTGATCTTCTGCTTTCCCCCCAACAAGGGGAACCTGGGCACCGCCGCCGACCTGGACGTTTTCGCCAGCCTGCTGGAGGTGTTGACCCGGCTCCGTGCCGAGGGATATGACATTCCAGGGTTGCAGAGTCCGGAGGAACTTCGCCGCCAGGTCCTGGAAGGCAACTCCCAGGCGTGGGGCACGGTGGCCAACGTGGCCTATCGGATGCCGGTGGAAGAGTATCGGAGCCTGAGTCCCCACGTGGCCGAGATCGAGCGGGAGTGGGGGCCGGCCCCGGGTGTCCTCAACGCTTCCGGCAGGGACCTGATGATTTTGGGCGCTCGTCTCGGAAACGCTTTCATCGGCGTTCAACCCGGCTTCGGCTACGAGGGCGATCCCATGCGGATGCTGGCGGCGCAGGGAGGCACCCCCCACCACGGCTTCATGGCCCTCTACAGCTACCTGCAGAAGGTCTATGGGGCCGACGCCGTCATCCACGTGGGCACCCACGGGGCGGCTGAATTCATGCCGGGCAAGCAGGTGGGGCTCTCCTCCGGCTGCTGGCCCGACCGCCTCCTGGGAGCCATGCCCCACCTCTACATTTACAGCGTCAACAATCCTTCCGAAGGCACCATCGCCAAGCGCCGCACCAGCGCCGAGCTGGTCTCCTACCTCACGCCGCCCCTGGAAAACGCCGGTCTCTACAAGGGCCTGGTGAGCATGAAGGAGCTTCTCAACGCCTACCGAAGCACCCCCAGCGAATCCGAGAAGCGGCAGCTCTTCGCTTCCATCGAGGAGCAGTCCCGGGCGCTGAATCTTTCCTGA
- a CDS encoding OsmC family protein: MSQHHVELQWQRESADFTYRSYNRDHRWVFDGGAEVAASASPGFLGNPACVDPEEALIAALSSCHLLTFLAIAAKRRFVVDSYSDRPVGHLERDAEGRFALTRVSLRPKIVFGGEQAPSPEQFRQMHAMAHRQCFIANSVKTRVTVETD; the protein is encoded by the coding sequence ATGTCTCAACATCATGTCGAGCTGCAATGGCAGCGTGAATCCGCGGATTTTACCTATCGGAGCTACAACCGGGACCACCGGTGGGTCTTCGACGGAGGGGCCGAGGTGGCGGCTTCGGCCTCCCCGGGCTTTCTGGGGAACCCGGCCTGCGTGGATCCGGAAGAGGCCTTGATAGCCGCCCTTTCCAGTTGCCACCTGTTGACCTTCCTGGCCATCGCGGCCAAGCGGCGCTTCGTCGTGGATTCCTACAGCGACCGGCCGGTCGGCCACCTGGAACGGGATGCGGAGGGGCGCTTCGCACTGACCCGGGTCAGCCTGAGGCCCAAGATCGTCTTCGGGGGCGAGCAGGCACCGTCGCCGGAGCAGTTCCGGCAGATGCACGCCATGGCCCACCGGCAGTGCTTCATCGCCAATTCGGTGAAGACCCGGGTCACGGTCGAGACCGATTAG